The Festucalex cinctus isolate MCC-2025b chromosome 14, RoL_Fcin_1.0, whole genome shotgun sequence DNA window TTGAACACTCTCCCTTTGTGGATTAAAGCAGTTTTCCATTAGGAAATATGTTGTCTTTTGTACACTATTTCCATTCCACAACGAAAACCTTGGCAGGAAGGTGTTAATttcaattaagtttttttttcataaccgtTAATAGTACACTGAAAAATGCTATAGCTTTAGATTGATAAATATCAATTTGTTTTCTACAGCACTTAAGGTGGATTGTGAGTTGGCACATATTGCAGATGACTCACCCGCAAGGTGCGGACGACACTCTGGATTGGTCACAAGCCAATTGCATGTTACTTTTGAACGTTaatctaacatgcatgttttgggaTTCGGGAAGAAGCCgcaaaacccacacaagcacaagTAGAATATACAAACTCCATACTAGTAGGCTATAGCTGAGGTTGAAACCTACACAGCAAAATCGGTCAGTGTTAAATTTCCAGCGTTCGATCAAATATGCAGAAAGCAGTGAGTGAGTCAGAGTAAACTTCCTTGAGTGTTTGGGTGGGTGTCGGGTGTAACCTTAAAAGCACTACCTTGAGTGTTAAATTGGCCGCACCCTCATTTctggtgaaagagaaaaaaaaattccagtgCGCCGTTGACATTTCAATTACGACACATCCAGTTATTGTTGTTGTCAGAGCAGTGTGGGTCTAACACTGGTTAAGTGTGAAAAAAGTAATACTTTGAAAAGTGTCAGACTTTTCTAGTGTTATTACAACTGAGTGTCAAATCTAACACTGGCAATCTTGCTGTGTAGtaactattttgtttttaatgacagtGATTTATTGTAAACTACTAACTACGGCTAAGACAACAAATCTTTCCAGGATTGAACAGAGGATATAATTTTGCAAGTGTGTACATACAATATTTATATTCAATGAGAAAGTATGAGCAAAGCACGAGtgtaaattttcatataaactacatgtttttttgaaaggccttgtgaaaattaactgTTGCCACAGCTACCATGAAAAAtatcttagttactttactgatatCTTGATTTTAAAACCAAGAGTAGCCTACAAGTTACTTTATTAGTTACTTTCAGTAGACGTCAACAACTCATAACATAAACATAACAGGATTTGCCAATacttaatttttattaaaaaaaaacaaaaaaacaaaaacaaacaaagacagCTTCTAGACAGTATGGATTTCATTGAACAGTGACCTTAAATGACATTTCTAGAAGCACTTTGTTATCACTCAACATTTCCTGTATGTCACAGACAGAAGATGGATGATTAGCAGTGGACAATGGTTGAAAATGTGCACTACAATTATTGTCTGTAAATTTTACCCCAGCTACAAAAATGAAGTTTTTGCAGGgtatttttgaaaacatttccCCAAGGCACACTGCCAATCTATTTGGCCATACAGCAACATTTTAATACACCCTTAAAGCTGCTCTTTGTAACAATttgtccaaaaatatctttacagtaGCCAAATCCAGATTGGATTTGGGTTCGAATTTCCTGCCGTCTGTCTGTGGATGTGACGTTTTGTGCACGTTGTGTTCGTGAAAGGGTGTGTGCAGTTCTATTTTTCATCAACAGGTGGCAGTGTCgattcaaaattgaattttctgcGTTCAGCAGCTTTGATGTTCATCACACAGctttaaaactgctgggtcaaaaaatgTAACCCAATATATGTAAAAATTGAACctaaattttgttgttttacttaagacaacccagaaagttgtgcCAAATAGTCAATAACCCTTTCAAAATGTGACAGTACgtagttgggttttgaaaggccatgtaatGGTGCGCAAAAACCCGAATATGGTCTTATTCGAGTTTTTAAAACCCGATTTAAAGAGCTTCGTAACCTTTTCTAACTCAAATATTTGGTCATATAGGCTACTAAAGTACCTCTTTTGAACAAAACTTTAGTTTGTCTTCTGCTCTATTGGCAAAGAATCTTGGACTGAACAACTTGTAGGCGTGTCggccatcttacattgccactTGCTAAACGAGCCTAACTTGAATATATTGATTTCTCAGTGGTGGTTTCacgttatttttaaaacagacgCTGCGTGACATGAATGTCTTTGACTGTAGAAATTTACATGTATATGTTCGTGAATTGTATAGAAGCTTGTGTGAAGATGCCAGCTAGCGAGCGTCATTTCAGAGGTTCATTCGGCTAATGGAGGCAGCCAGCTGAGCTTCCTGAGCCATCTGAGCAAAAGAGCGACTTTGAGTCTTTTGCCTCACTCGCTCCCTCAAGTGAAATGAGGCCAGGGCCTGCTTGTGCGCCTCCTGCCGGACGTTCTCCCGTTCTCGCAGCAGCCTCTCGCACTTCCTCTCCTTCACGGCGACGCTGCTCTCCCTGACCTTCCTCAACACCTCCTCCTCTCTCTGCAGGCTCTCCCGTCGTCGCCGCTGGCGCAGCTGCCTTTGTTTGTTGTTCTGCCGCGTTTGCTGGCCCTTCTTCCTTTGCTGGGCCCACGTGTGCTCGGCGGCGCTCTGCGAGCGTTGCTGACTCAGCTTAACCAggaagtgtttgtgtgtgagctgCTGGATGCTGTGCAGCTTGGCCCGGAGTTGCGTCCTCAGCATTCGCTTCTCCTCCTGGGCCGCCCGTTCCTGGAGCTCCACCAAACGGGCCTCCACGTCTTTAGCGTGTTTCTCACGAGAACGCCGCATCTTCCTCTCCAGCGCATCCCTCAAACGTGACTCATCATCCTCCACTTGCTTCTCCACTTGTTGTTTTAGGAGCACGTGATGCAGCAGCTCCATTCTGTTCTCCTCCCGGAGACGCTTCTTCTCCTTCCTCTCCAAGCGCAATTTGCTCCACCTTGCTTTCTGCTCCTTCTCCGCAGCTCCCCGTCTCTCCTTCTCTCGCTGCCTTTTGTCCACCTCCTCCATTTCTCTCAGCACTTTCTCCTGGCAGCATTTCCTCCCGTGCGCCTCCTTCTGCGCAGCCACCATGTGGCCTCGACGCTGCGCCTCCACCTGCTCCTTCAGCCTCCTCCAGCGCTCCTCTTGCAGCATCACCTCCATTTTGAGCTGCCCCGCTCTCTCTTCCTCCCGACGCGCTCTCAGCCTCCTGCGGGCCTCCAGCTCCTCGTGCCAGCGTTGCACGCTTTGCATCAGCGTCCGCGTCCGCCTTTTCTCCGCCTGCGCCTGCCGGGCCTGTTCCTGCCTGCGGGCCTCCTCCCGCTCCTCGTCCTTCTGCTGTCTGAAACTGAGGTGTTCCACCTCTTCTTGGTGCTTTAGCAGCATGAGAGCTGCAATCTTGCAATCCGTCTGCGATATTGGGACACACATCTTCCTCCTGATGTCTTCAGTGAGCCTTTGTAGTTTCATCTGGATAGCCGGAGAGTGTCTGAGGTCACCTAGGCTGCAGCTTGTGTTCCTGTCCGGTTCTCCTGGAGCTGAGCAAGATGTTTTAGTAACACTTTTGTCCCTAATACACAGTTCCGCGTATGGAATTGGATCCAGGCTTGAGATTTTCTTAGTGTTCGGCCACCTGGCAACCTGCTGGATAATCCTCTCCCTCTCATCGCggcacatttgcaaaagcttcctTCTCTCCTTTTCATGAGATTCGTGTATAACTTTCACTGCCTCTAAAGGCAGGTCACACTGCTCAGACAATAAATCATTCAGAGATTTTGTCAGAAGTTCAACAGGTTTGACTCCAAGTCGTGTGCAGGACTCCAAGGAGCGAGGGCTTGTTAAAACGTACCTGCTCTTTTCTGCATCAGCGGAGTCAAAGTTGTTCAGATCCAAGTGAGGCGGAGGCGAAGATGACCTCAGCTCCCACATATTGAAGCAAGACCTATGTTACCGTTTGCAAAGAGCCTCAAAGTGGAGTAGCCTGCAGCTCAGTCGGTTCTTCAGCGTGACAGGGTCATGAAGGGATTAGTTTGTCCATGTGACCAGTCCGTTATGCCTATCCTCATAAATGGAATGAAAGAAGTTCAGTCAGTCTAAACAAATGTAATCACGTGAAATcagcaatagaaaaaaaaatagtatgcaACAATATGTTCCCACTATATTGTTAAATTCCATTAATGCAGTGTAGGAGTAAATTATGATGAATGTACAGTCCATTAAGTGTATATGTAATTCAACAAATagttttaaaaagcaaattaaTAGACAAAGATGTGGAAATTGTTACAAAATGAGGAGATATTTTTACCAAGATAAAATATCGTGCATTTTATATTAGGTTTATTTAACAGAACCTGTTTCATCAACAAGGtattaaaaaaatctattctgactacaaaaaaagaagttaaataATATGAATGCAGTTATTTGCactgaaaatacatttacatcaaaataaaaaccatcATCAATGTAAAagcaaaacaagcaaaaatgtaaaaataaataaataaataaataaataaataaaaatctattcacATTTTGCCAGCAGCTGAATGTGATTTGGGACCACTTGTGGTTACCGTTGCCATGGCAAGAGAAACAACTTCAGTAAAGACAAAACATGAGCGGCTTCCCTGTGTCCAGCTCGCTCTACAACTTAGTGCGCCATCTACCGTCCAGTTAATGCGTGGAGCATCGAGATATGGCAATATCATCCGGTGGGGCTTTTGTCTACTCTACAACATGGCGACAACGACATTGGCCTCCAGGGCCAAAAGTACAAGTACACAACCTCAGTCAGTCTGTCACAACTCATTCAGGTGAGTGAACCACGACATTAGTATTCATACATATTTCCATTCGCCCCCTTTTACATTGGGAGTCAAAAGGCAGTATTCATTCCACATTATTATGAGGGATCGTTTTCTCTTTGGTGTCCGTCGTGGGAGTCCACTGGCTGGAAAATGGGGAAGAGGAGCGGTTTGAAGATGAAAT harbors:
- the LOC144001599 gene encoding uncharacterized protein LOC144001599, which produces MWELRSSSPPPHLDLNNFDSADAEKSRYVLTSPRSLESCTRLGVKPVELLTKSLNDLLSEQCDLPLEAVKVIHESHEKERRKLLQMCRDERERIIQQVARWPNTKKISSLDPIPYAELCIRDKSVTKTSCSAPGEPDRNTSCSLGDLRHSPAIQMKLQRLTEDIRRKMCVPISQTDCKIAALMLLKHQEEVEHLSFRQQKDEEREEARRQEQARQAQAEKRRTRTLMQSVQRWHEELEARRRLRARREEERAGQLKMEVMLQEERWRRLKEQVEAQRRGHMVAAQKEAHGRKCCQEKVLREMEEVDKRQREKERRGAAEKEQKARWSKLRLERKEKKRLREENRMELLHHVLLKQQVEKQVEDDESRLRDALERKMRRSREKHAKDVEARLVELQERAAQEEKRMLRTQLRAKLHSIQQLTHKHFLVKLSQQRSQSAAEHTWAQQRKKGQQTRQNNKQRQLRQRRRRESLQREEEVLRKVRESSVAVKERKCERLLRERENVRQEAHKQALASFHLRERVRQKTQSRSFAQMAQEAQLAASISRMNL